From a region of the Chrysemys picta bellii isolate R12L10 chromosome 7, ASM1138683v2, whole genome shotgun sequence genome:
- the ADO gene encoding 2-aminoethanethiol dioxygenase, with amino-acid sequence MPRDNMASLIQRVAKQARITFRGPAPGPSFGENLHRLQQLLNEVRAEDLHLVPRGPAAVPGAGCSRAGAGAGAVPPVSYMHICETESFSMGVFLLRSGACIPLHDHPGMNGMLKVLYGSLRIACLDPLPPAAPPGARRRALLRSRQLCTPASPPCLLSPHTDNLHQIDAVDGPAAFLDILAPPYDPENGRDCHYYRLLEASAGPAADPHALPREVWLVETPQAADFWCGGEPYPGPKVSP; translated from the coding sequence ATGCCCCGGGACAACATGGCCTCCCTGATCCAGCGGGTGGCCAAACAGGCCCGCATCACCTTCCGGGGCCCGGCGCCGGGGCCGAGCTTCGGTGAGAACCTGCAccggctgcagcagctgctgaacGAGGTGCGGGCCGAGGACCTGCACCTCGTCCCGCGGGGCCCGGCGGCCGTGCCGGGGGCGGGCTGCTCGcgagccggggctggggccggagcgGTGCCGCCGGTGAGCTACATGCACATCTGCGAGACGGAGAGCTTCAGCATGGGCGTGTTCCTGCTGCGGAGTGGGGCCTGCATCCCGCTGCACGACCACCCGGGCATGAACGGCATGCTCAAGGTGCTCTACGGCAGCCTGCGCATTGCCTGCCTGGACCCGCTgccccccgccgcgccgcccggcGCCCGCCGCCGCGCCCTGCTCCGCTCGCGCCAGCTCTGCACGCCGGCCTCGCCGCCCTGCCTGCTCTCGCCGCACACCGACAACCTGCACCAGATCGACGCCGTGGACGGGCCGGCCGCCTTCCTCGACATCCTGGCGCCCCCCTACGACCCTGAGAACGGCCGGGACTGCCACTACTACCGCCTGCTGGAGGCGTCCGCCGGCCCCGCTGCCGATCCCCACGCCCTGCCCCGGGAGGTGTGGCTGGTGGAGACCCCGCAGGCGGCGGATTTCTGGTGTGGCGGAGAGCCCTACCCCGGGCCCAAGGTCTCCCCTTGA